The following proteins are encoded in a genomic region of Bernardetia sp. MNP-M8:
- a CDS encoding beta-ketoacyl-ACP synthase III, producing the protein MNSTTSINKTQAAITGVFGYVPDYVLTNKELETMVDTNDEWIKSRTGIEERRILKGEGLGTSYMAIEAVKGLLEKTNTKAEEIDFLICATTTPDMVFPATGNIVAHGAGLNCLSYDLMAACSGFLYALVTASQFIETGKYKKIVVVGADKMSSIIDYEDRQTCILFGDGAGAVLLEADTEGNGIVDSILRTDGAGATELYMKAGGSRYPASKETVENKEHYVIQHGAVVFKHAVKNMADTSAELVEKNGLDGDSIDFLVPHQANLRIIDATAKRLGLDSDKVLVNIEKYGNTTSATIPLCIRDFEHKFKKGDNLILAAFGGGFTWGAVYLKWAY; encoded by the coding sequence ATGAATTCTACTACTTCTATAAACAAAACACAAGCAGCCATCACAGGTGTTTTTGGATATGTTCCTGATTATGTTCTTACCAATAAAGAACTTGAAACAATGGTTGATACGAATGATGAATGGATAAAATCACGTACTGGAATAGAAGAAAGACGTATTTTGAAAGGTGAAGGATTGGGAACTTCTTATATGGCAATTGAAGCTGTAAAAGGTTTGTTAGAAAAAACAAATACAAAAGCTGAAGAGATTGATTTTCTGATTTGTGCTACTACTACTCCTGATATGGTATTTCCAGCAACAGGAAATATTGTTGCGCACGGTGCAGGGCTAAATTGTTTGAGTTATGATTTAATGGCAGCTTGTTCAGGATTTTTGTATGCACTTGTTACAGCAAGTCAGTTTATTGAAACAGGGAAATATAAAAAAATTGTTGTTGTAGGAGCTGATAAAATGTCTTCTATTATAGATTACGAAGACCGTCAGACTTGTATTCTTTTTGGAGATGGCGCAGGTGCTGTGCTTTTAGAAGCTGATACAGAAGGAAATGGAATTGTAGATTCTATTTTGAGAACAGATGGAGCAGGAGCTACAGAGCTTTACATGAAAGCAGGTGGAAGCCGTTATCCAGCAAGTAAAGAAACAGTAGAAAATAAAGAACATTATGTTATTCAACATGGAGCAGTAGTCTTTAAACATGCTGTAAAAAATATGGCAGATACATCAGCCGAATTAGTAGAAAAAAATGGATTGGACGGAGATAGTATTGACTTTCTTGTTCCTCATCAAGCTAATTTAAGAATTATAGATGCAACTGCAAAACGCTTAGGGTTAGATTCTGATAAGGTATTGGTAAATATTGAAAAATATGGAAATACAACATCTGCAACCATTCCTCTTTGTATAAGAGATTTTGAACATAAATTTAAGAAAGGTGATAATCTAATCTTGGCTGCTTTTGGTGGTGGTTTTACTTGGGGCGCAGTATACCTTAAATGGGCGTATTAA